A part of Desulfobaccales bacterium genomic DNA contains:
- a CDS encoding Hsp20/alpha crystallin family protein, giving the protein MHRFIKIRILRDLESLEDRARALRQLWPGWPTVPSFRPAADLFETAAGLVLRLEVAGIPPEDLSLSLSGQELVIQGRRRLSPPPGTARILQHEMVTGVFERRFLLPIAVDPEAVEARCLHGVLEVELPRPTARRIRVTVSTADDDQER; this is encoded by the coding sequence ATGCACCGCTTCATCAAAATCCGCATTCTGCGGGATCTGGAAAGCCTGGAGGATCGGGCCCGGGCCTTGAGGCAGCTTTGGCCGGGCTGGCCGACCGTCCCATCTTTCCGGCCGGCGGCCGACCTCTTTGAGACCGCGGCCGGTCTGGTCCTGCGCCTGGAGGTGGCGGGCATTCCGCCCGAGGACCTGAGCCTGTCGCTTTCCGGCCAGGAACTGGTGATCCAGGGCCGCCGGCGCCTGAGCCCCCCGCCGGGCACCGCCCGCATCCTGCAACACGAGATGGTGACCGGCGTCTTTGAACGCCGCTTCCTCCTGCCCATTGCCGTGGACCCCGAGGCAGTGGAGGCCCGCTGTCTCCATGGGGTCCTGGAAGTGGAACTTCCCCGGCCCACCGCCCGGCGCATCCGGGTCACCGTCTCCACTGCCGACGACGACCAGGAAAGGTAA
- a CDS encoding ABC transporter substrate-binding protein: protein MAKGPQEGGDKTRHPVLRLRAWLYGAALLLAVVAGCTSPPPAPRADTVVLGLTAEPATLNPLFLTDQVSYTVSAWTNPGLVRLTPELKAAPDLAEAWEIRDGGREIRFRLKAGVRWHDGREFRAEDVVFTYELLTSGTLPTPHLSHFGPVREVQALDPQTVVVRYEEVYSSGLESWTFGLLPRPRTPKEREELTHSRTPPGTGPYRVKEWLAGQRLVLEAFPEYHGGPPAIRTLILSIHPDPVTALMELRAGRLDFLEVTPTQYLTLSRGRQGLGPLRLYRCPAGRYGLLGFNCREARLQDPRVRRALSRAIDRQAIINAVWQGWAQPAAGPYPPGAWFSPEAPAAPEYDPEAARQELAALGWTAAGQPPLRLVTHIESRENALTAQIIQSQLQRLGIPVKIETYEWLSFRYRAIARKEFDLVLLHRHYLPDPDLYNVWHSSKTGEGKWNFLSYHNPRVDELLEKARRTLELSARRAMYWQIQEVMREDPPGVFLYHLDSLYLAHQDLKGLRPSLLGLLSDPHTWSWAREP, encoded by the coding sequence ATGGCCAAGGGACCGCAGGAGGGGGGAGACAAAACCAGGCACCCTGTCCTTCGCCTGCGAGCCTGGCTGTATGGGGCGGCTCTCCTCCTGGCGGTGGTGGCGGGATGCACATCTCCGCCCCCGGCACCTCGCGCCGACACGGTGGTCCTCGGGCTCACTGCCGAGCCCGCCACCCTCAATCCCCTCTTTCTCACCGATCAGGTGTCCTACACCGTCAGCGCCTGGACCAACCCCGGGCTGGTGCGCCTGACCCCGGAACTTAAGGCCGCTCCGGACCTGGCGGAGGCCTGGGAGATCCGGGACGGCGGCCGGGAGATCCGCTTCCGCCTCAAGGCCGGGGTGCGCTGGCATGACGGCCGGGAGTTCCGGGCCGAGGACGTGGTCTTCACCTATGAGCTCCTCACCTCCGGCACCCTTCCCACCCCGCACCTCAGCCACTTCGGTCCGGTCCGGGAAGTGCAGGCCCTTGACCCGCAGACAGTGGTGGTACGCTATGAGGAGGTGTATTCCTCCGGCCTCGAAAGCTGGACCTTCGGGCTTTTGCCCCGGCCCCGGACCCCTAAGGAGCGGGAGGAGCTCACCCACAGCCGCACCCCGCCGGGCACCGGACCTTATCGGGTCAAGGAGTGGCTGGCCGGCCAGCGCCTGGTGCTGGAGGCCTTCCCCGAGTACCATGGCGGCCCTCCGGCCATCCGCACCCTGATCCTGAGCATCCATCCCGACCCGGTCACCGCCCTAATGGAGCTCCGGGCCGGCCGCTTGGACTTCCTGGAAGTGACTCCCACGCAATATCTCACCCTGAGCCGGGGGCGCCAGGGGCTGGGCCCGTTGCGCCTCTACCGCTGCCCTGCCGGGCGCTATGGCCTTCTGGGCTTCAACTGCCGGGAAGCCCGCCTGCAGGACCCCCGGGTGCGCCGGGCATTGTCCCGGGCCATCGACCGGCAGGCCATCATCAACGCGGTGTGGCAGGGGTGGGCCCAGCCCGCCGCCGGCCCCTACCCTCCCGGCGCCTGGTTCTCCCCGGAGGCGCCTGCCGCCCCGGAGTATGATCCCGAGGCCGCCCGGCAGGAACTGGCCGCCCTGGGGTGGACGGCCGCCGGCCAGCCGCCCCTGCGCCTGGTGACCCATATTGAGAGCCGGGAGAATGCCCTCACCGCGCAGATCATCCAGTCCCAGCTCCAGCGGCTCGGCATCCCCGTGAAGATTGAGACCTATGAGTGGCTCTCCTTCCGCTACCGGGCCATCGCCCGGAAGGAATTCGACCTGGTGCTCCTGCACCGCCATTACCTCCCCGACCCGGACCTCTACAATGTCTGGCACTCCTCCAAGACCGGGGAGGGCAAGTGGAATTTTCTCTCCTACCATAACCCGCGGGTGGATGAGCTTCTGGAGAAGGCCCGGCGGACCCTGGAGCTTTCGGCCCGGCGGGCCATGTACTGGCAGATCCAGGAAGTGATGCGGGAGGATCCGCCCGGGGTCTTCCTCTACCATCTCGACAGCCTCTATCTGGCCCACCAGGATCTGAAGGGCCTGAGGCCTTCCCTTCTGGGCCTTTTGTCAGACCCGCACACCTGGTCCTGGGCCAGGGAACCTTGA